The Amycolatopsis mongoliensis genome includes a window with the following:
- a CDS encoding class I SAM-dependent methyltransferase yields MTSTELLADALAAYRDGDRDQAADLAARAGRAGSSLAGELHTYLAGDGSASVYDQPSAFTAFIRGGGNVGLYRALSAALAARYDEAKPESLLDLGCGDGLAVVPALEQATHLPGRIDLVEPSAALLEGVHERVPSAQCWQSTAQDFLARDDLGWDFVQSTFALQSIEPEQRAEVLRTLQLRTGTLVIAEFDVPEYAEGSPEHLRSLVERYEQGVAEYGEDASLVAQGFLLPVLLGIVDGQERTNWEHPAADWVAQLKTAGFTDVGVEPLADYWWSPAVLITAS; encoded by the coding sequence ATGACCTCGACCGAGCTGCTCGCCGACGCCCTCGCCGCCTACCGGGACGGTGACCGCGACCAGGCCGCCGACCTCGCCGCCCGGGCCGGCCGCGCCGGCTCCTCGCTGGCCGGCGAACTGCACACCTACCTCGCCGGCGACGGCTCGGCGTCGGTGTACGACCAGCCGAGCGCCTTCACGGCGTTCATCCGCGGTGGCGGCAACGTCGGGCTGTACCGGGCGCTGAGCGCCGCCCTCGCCGCCCGCTACGACGAAGCGAAGCCGGAATCCCTGCTCGACCTGGGCTGCGGTGACGGCCTGGCCGTCGTGCCCGCGCTGGAGCAGGCCACGCACCTGCCCGGCCGGATCGATCTGGTCGAACCGTCGGCCGCGCTGCTCGAGGGCGTCCACGAACGGGTGCCGTCGGCCCAGTGCTGGCAGTCGACCGCGCAGGACTTCCTCGCGCGCGACGACCTCGGCTGGGACTTCGTCCAGTCGACGTTCGCGCTGCAGTCGATCGAGCCGGAGCAGCGCGCGGAGGTGCTTCGCACGCTTCAGCTGCGTACCGGGACGCTGGTGATCGCCGAGTTCGACGTCCCGGAATACGCCGAAGGCTCGCCGGAGCACCTTCGCTCGCTCGTCGAGCGCTACGAGCAGGGAGTCGCCGAGTACGGCGAAGACGCTTCGCTCGTCGCGCAGGGCTTCCTGCTGCCGGTGCTGCTCGGGATCGTCGACGGGCAGGAGCGGACGAACTGGGAGCACCCGGCCGCGGACTGGGTCGCGCAGCTGAAGACGGCGGGCTTCACCGACGTCGGCGTCGAGCCGCTCGCCGACTACTGGTGGTCGCCCGCCGTCCTGATCACCGCGTCTTGA
- a CDS encoding TNT domain-containing protein, whose protein sequence is MRYRVEVAERPDGLYAAWGEGTFRAQRSTTDGTVLLSVLPEEEPPEGFDKEFEGRPARVVPASEVPATFTLRTFGEYDGEVFEVAPGARPELTLRWVRDDAARAAQLGLTDFSVTVPAKQVTALWQTRLDFTETPEARPQPGTGDQNALLRAIGRTLLHTVPGGWARVGAQFRQVGDYSEIEVRAVGDEDGPVSVSLPAVPRLGGLFARLRAAMFQPEAGTWFQGTFTLDSASQFDFDFDADREPDWRVPPNEGGRPSTAAYELELANFPRAPKHVPAWLTAKAGLPLDITFRLARAADAHAEGERPVVTRPPVPPDQVRGVLDYLFRAPVALHRPAPLPDIFGAPGAKPDVPNAFHTDGTWIWPAAVPHYLRKYGVPPEPELVEHIRAAGFRPPFVGDLVRATAEAEVLGQPRPPQTTADLPDERALVRVARGEEVRDLRGAETLELLQQRLAEHGVPAAAYRIGAKEIPADGVWTLRRAENGWEVSRPPADEPVAFGSLADAARFLLGVLLMLPPRPAEESDQPADWPILPMRGEPPLNFYRGKRLIVLAPGTTVVRFGPETGNLVHAEGSRFVETSLAFEREREKRLYRVQRALRVLTGVTAPWNGMPGGAVAYLLPRPLAQHLETGSVSRV, encoded by the coding sequence GTGCGTTACCGGGTAGAGGTGGCCGAACGCCCGGACGGCCTGTACGCGGCGTGGGGCGAGGGGACGTTCCGCGCGCAACGTTCGACGACGGACGGCACCGTGCTGCTGTCCGTGCTGCCGGAGGAAGAGCCGCCGGAGGGCTTCGACAAGGAGTTCGAAGGCCGTCCGGCGCGGGTCGTGCCGGCGAGCGAGGTGCCGGCGACGTTCACGCTGCGCACCTTCGGCGAGTACGACGGCGAAGTCTTCGAGGTCGCGCCGGGCGCGCGACCGGAGCTGACCCTGCGCTGGGTCCGGGACGACGCCGCGCGCGCGGCGCAGCTGGGCCTGACCGACTTCTCGGTCACGGTGCCGGCGAAGCAGGTCACGGCGCTGTGGCAGACGCGGCTGGACTTCACCGAGACGCCGGAGGCACGGCCGCAGCCGGGTACCGGCGACCAGAACGCGCTCCTGCGCGCCATCGGCCGGACGCTGCTGCACACGGTGCCCGGCGGCTGGGCCCGCGTCGGCGCGCAGTTCCGGCAGGTCGGCGACTACTCCGAGATCGAGGTCCGCGCGGTCGGCGACGAGGACGGCCCGGTGTCGGTCTCGCTGCCCGCCGTGCCCCGGCTGGGCGGGCTCTTCGCGCGGCTGCGGGCCGCGATGTTCCAGCCCGAGGCAGGCACCTGGTTCCAGGGCACCTTCACGCTCGACTCGGCGTCGCAGTTCGACTTCGACTTCGACGCCGACCGCGAGCCGGACTGGCGGGTGCCGCCCAACGAGGGCGGGCGCCCCTCGACCGCCGCCTACGAGCTGGAGCTGGCGAACTTCCCGCGGGCGCCGAAGCACGTGCCGGCGTGGCTGACCGCGAAGGCCGGCCTGCCGCTGGACATCACGTTCCGGCTCGCCAGGGCCGCCGACGCGCACGCCGAGGGCGAGCGGCCGGTGGTCACCCGGCCGCCGGTGCCGCCGGACCAGGTCCGCGGCGTGCTCGACTACCTGTTCCGGGCGCCGGTCGCGCTGCACCGGCCCGCGCCGCTGCCGGACATCTTCGGCGCGCCGGGCGCGAAGCCGGACGTGCCCAACGCCTTCCACACCGACGGCACCTGGATCTGGCCCGCCGCCGTGCCGCACTACCTGCGCAAGTACGGGGTGCCGCCGGAGCCGGAGCTGGTCGAGCACATCCGGGCGGCCGGGTTCCGCCCGCCGTTCGTCGGCGACCTCGTCCGCGCGACGGCGGAGGCGGAGGTCCTCGGCCAGCCGCGGCCGCCGCAGACGACCGCCGACCTGCCGGACGAGCGGGCGCTCGTCCGGGTCGCGCGCGGCGAAGAGGTGCGCGACCTGCGGGGCGCGGAGACGCTGGAGCTGCTCCAGCAGCGGCTCGCCGAGCACGGCGTGCCGGCCGCGGCCTACCGGATCGGCGCCAAGGAGATCCCGGCCGACGGCGTCTGGACGCTGCGGCGGGCCGAGAACGGCTGGGAGGTCTCGCGGCCGCCGGCCGACGAGCCGGTGGCGTTCGGCTCGCTCGCGGACGCGGCCCGGTTCCTCCTCGGCGTGCTGCTGATGCTGCCGCCGCGGCCCGCGGAGGAGTCCGATCAGCCCGCCGACTGGCCGATCCTGCCGATGCGCGGCGAACCGCCGTTGAACTTCTACCGCGGCAAGCGCCTGATCGTGCTCGCGCCGGGCACGACGGTCGTCCGGTTCGGCCCCGAGACGGGCAACCTGGTGCACGCGGAGGGCTCGCGGTTCGTCGAGACGTCGCTGGCGTTCGAACGCGAACGCGAGAAGCGGCTCTACCGGGTGCAGCGCGCGCTGCGGGTGTTGACCGGCGTGACGGCGCCGTGGAACGGGATGCCGGGCGGCGCGGTCGCCTACCTGCTGCCGCGGCCGCTCGCTCAGCACCTCGAGACGGGTTCGGTCAGCCGGGTGTGA
- a CDS encoding ADP-ribosylglycohydrolase family protein translates to MTEEEAIDDGFVEWRPDVDPEFDEKAFPDFGIPVRAIRGWTQYTLYGEATGPRRGNEQYTPGPVWRGFPVATTDAGKLLNYLGANWISRAEFVRALLDCEVLVPVPDGEPLVRQVPGNGQEVIAYSSSAKVPGRYPHRWRVVVRDLLAGRPGTGLTLDPGTGLVRSLTAAELGDVAPGERRPGIDEPAPEAGPEVAEALPALVAEFGVEPPDLLERHLRYAVDHARDHHFELSPEDCVRYLRGFAWQYRNGVRRRAGQDPQWPADLGANGLIAHVDEDARPRPVPWTFGKFSAFGTLAARFAWHRIVGAYVGFAIGDALGGGADPAGPLPLGGLTRHLLFHTDIVLRGLPPVPTGEVPATLPEPDPVGWLAVATRHAGPAPADLSTLLATALAATPAGAVAIDAIDGVDGEQYAKDVARALTGDEAGAEVTEGVDLLIALFQALLTRDAFALPVHLRLREIGGEPATSTLALREDRDADDVCQLESIGDGRSVRSVLGRALFAAAKRGHDPATAITLAARAGPVAGAIAGALVGARLGVPGLPAAWVAALADLGLLDDVASDVFWYFNRNGLQTETAEHPRWERRYPSGRFTPKPKGPDLRSRLRGSLLAGAIGDALGAKTEFDSIDRIREIAGPAGITDFIPAYGGVGRITDDTQMTLFTLEALIRAHAQQRRTGSADVVHSLQLAYQRWLHTQGVAWDRARGPQSDVEAPDGWLVTHQELFSRRAPGLTCFGELEAYGRSGVRGTIERPVNNSKGCGGVMRAAPIALWSDDLAEVFRLGAESAALTHGHPSGYLSSGCFAVLVHGLLHGKPLLDALAAARDELVQHPGHEEQSAALDAALALAGQGPPTPEKLESLGQGNVGETALSMSVYVALTTTDADTALLAAVNHSGDSDSTGSVCGNLVGAMYGEEALRQSWLEQLELRDVIVGLADDALTEFGPDAPGDDRWFARYPVD, encoded by the coding sequence ACGGGGAGGCGACGGGCCCGCGCCGCGGCAACGAGCAGTACACCCCCGGCCCGGTCTGGCGCGGCTTCCCGGTGGCGACGACCGACGCCGGGAAACTCCTGAACTACCTCGGCGCGAACTGGATCAGCCGCGCCGAGTTCGTGCGGGCGCTGCTCGACTGCGAAGTGCTCGTGCCCGTGCCGGACGGCGAGCCGCTGGTGCGCCAAGTCCCCGGCAACGGGCAGGAAGTCATCGCCTACAGCTCGTCGGCGAAGGTGCCGGGGCGGTACCCGCACCGGTGGCGCGTGGTCGTCCGCGATCTGCTGGCCGGCCGGCCCGGGACGGGCTTGACCCTGGACCCCGGCACCGGGCTGGTCCGCAGCCTGACCGCCGCCGAGCTGGGTGACGTCGCCCCCGGCGAGCGGCGGCCCGGGATCGACGAGCCCGCGCCGGAAGCCGGGCCGGAGGTCGCCGAGGCGCTGCCCGCGCTGGTCGCGGAGTTCGGCGTCGAGCCGCCCGACCTGCTCGAACGGCACCTGCGCTACGCCGTCGACCACGCCCGCGACCACCACTTCGAGCTCTCGCCCGAGGACTGCGTCCGGTACCTGCGCGGGTTCGCCTGGCAGTACCGCAACGGCGTCCGGCGGCGGGCCGGCCAGGACCCGCAGTGGCCCGCCGACCTGGGGGCGAACGGCCTGATCGCGCACGTCGACGAGGACGCCCGCCCGCGGCCGGTGCCGTGGACGTTCGGGAAGTTCTCCGCCTTCGGCACGCTGGCCGCGCGCTTCGCGTGGCACCGCATCGTCGGCGCGTACGTCGGCTTCGCGATCGGCGACGCGCTGGGCGGGGGCGCCGACCCCGCCGGTCCGCTGCCGCTGGGCGGGCTGACGCGCCACCTGCTGTTCCACACCGACATCGTGCTGCGCGGCCTGCCGCCGGTGCCGACCGGCGAGGTGCCGGCGACGCTGCCCGAGCCGGACCCGGTCGGCTGGCTGGCCGTCGCGACGCGGCACGCGGGTCCCGCGCCCGCCGACCTCTCGACGCTGCTGGCCACGGCCTTGGCCGCGACGCCGGCCGGGGCGGTCGCCATCGACGCCATCGACGGCGTCGACGGCGAGCAGTACGCGAAGGACGTCGCCCGCGCGCTGACCGGCGACGAGGCCGGCGCGGAGGTCACCGAAGGCGTCGACCTGTTGATCGCGCTCTTCCAGGCCCTGCTCACCCGCGACGCCTTCGCGCTGCCGGTCCACCTGCGGCTGCGGGAGATCGGCGGCGAGCCGGCGACCTCGACGCTGGCGTTGCGCGAAGACCGCGACGCCGACGACGTCTGCCAACTGGAGAGCATCGGCGACGGCCGGAGCGTCCGGTCGGTGCTCGGCCGCGCGCTGTTCGCCGCGGCCAAGCGCGGCCACGACCCGGCAACAGCGATCACGCTCGCCGCGCGGGCCGGCCCGGTCGCGGGCGCGATCGCCGGGGCGCTGGTCGGCGCCCGGCTCGGCGTGCCCGGCCTGCCCGCCGCCTGGGTCGCGGCGCTGGCCGACCTCGGCCTGCTCGACGACGTCGCCAGCGACGTCTTCTGGTACTTCAACCGCAACGGCCTCCAGACGGAGACCGCGGAACACCCGCGCTGGGAACGCCGATATCCCAGTGGCCGCTTCACCCCGAAACCGAAGGGACCCGACTTGCGCTCACGACTGCGGGGGAGCCTGCTGGCCGGGGCGATCGGCGACGCACTGGGCGCGAAGACCGAGTTCGACTCGATCGACCGGATCCGCGAGATCGCCGGACCGGCCGGCATCACCGACTTCATCCCCGCGTACGGCGGCGTCGGCCGGATCACCGACGACACGCAGATGACGCTGTTCACGCTCGAAGCGCTGATCCGGGCACACGCCCAGCAGCGGCGGACCGGCTCCGCGGACGTCGTGCACTCCCTGCAGCTGGCCTACCAGCGCTGGCTGCACACTCAGGGCGTCGCGTGGGACCGGGCGCGCGGGCCGCAGTCGGACGTCGAAGCGCCGGACGGCTGGCTGGTCACCCACCAGGAGCTGTTCAGCAGGCGCGCACCGGGGCTGACCTGCTTCGGCGAGCTGGAGGCGTACGGCCGCTCGGGCGTCCGCGGCACGATCGAACGCCCGGTGAACAACTCGAAGGGCTGCGGCGGCGTGATGCGCGCGGCGCCGATCGCGCTGTGGTCCGACGACCTCGCCGAGGTGTTCCGGCTCGGCGCCGAAAGCGCGGCGCTGACCCACGGTCACCCGAGCGGGTATTTGTCCTCGGGCTGCTTCGCGGTGCTCGTCCACGGGCTGCTGCACGGGAAACCGCTGCTCGACGCCCTCGCGGCCGCGCGGGACGAGCTCGTGCAGCACCCGGGTCACGAAGAGCAGAGCGCGGCGCTCGACGCGGCTCTGGCGCTGGCGGGGCAAGGACCGCCGACGCCGGAGAAGCTGGAGTCGCTCGGCCAGGGCAACGTCGGCGAGACCGCGTTGTCGATGTCCGTGTACGTCGCGCTGACCACTACCGACGCCGACACGGCGTTGCTCGCGGCGGTCAACCACAGCGGGGACAGCGACTCGACCGGCTCGGTCTGCGGCAACCTCGTCGGCGCGATGTACGGCGAGGAAGCCCTGCGGCAGAGCTGGCTGGAGCAGCTGGAGCTCCGCGATGTCATCGTCGGCCTGGCGGACGACGCGCTCACCGAGTTCGGCCCGGATGCGCCGGGTGACGACCGGTGGTTCGCTCGGTACCCGGTCGACTAA